One Deinococcus carri DNA segment encodes these proteins:
- a CDS encoding branched-chain amino acid ABC transporter permease encodes MQLVLFQLVNSLAFGMLLFLLSAGFSLIFGVARVANLAHGAFYVLSAYIGYTVSQASGNFWLGVLVATAAGAVLGVIADRLLLSRLHGQELRQVLLTLGLTFVISDAIRHFWGADIKSVSPPAPFEGPVTLGGLVFPSYPFVLIVLGVVVFLVMRWILRGTLAGAKIRAVTADPQMSGTLGLPVLRISMLTFAAGIGLAAFGGAVGSPQLALTPTLDSTMTLFALIVVVIGGLGSIEGAFIAAVLVGLVNGFGAVYFPAFAQMAVFALMILVIAVRPQGLLGRKLGNA; translated from the coding sequence ATGCAACTCGTTCTGTTTCAACTGGTGAACAGCCTGGCGTTCGGCATGTTGCTGTTTCTGCTGTCGGCGGGCTTTTCCCTGATTTTTGGTGTGGCACGAGTCGCCAACCTCGCGCACGGTGCCTTCTACGTTCTGAGTGCCTACATCGGCTACACCGTCTCGCAGGCCAGCGGCAACTTCTGGCTGGGGGTCCTGGTCGCCACCGCTGCGGGAGCGGTCCTGGGCGTTATCGCTGACCGCCTTCTTCTTTCCCGCCTGCATGGTCAGGAACTGCGGCAGGTGCTTCTCACGCTCGGCCTCACTTTTGTGATCTCGGATGCCATCCGTCACTTCTGGGGGGCAGACATCAAGAGCGTGTCACCGCCCGCACCGTTCGAGGGGCCGGTCACGCTGGGCGGCCTGGTGTTCCCCAGTTATCCCTTCGTGCTGATCGTCCTGGGCGTGGTGGTCTTCCTGGTGATGCGCTGGATCCTGCGCGGCACGCTGGCCGGCGCGAAGATTCGCGCGGTGACGGCCGACCCGCAGATGAGCGGCACGCTGGGCCTGCCCGTGCTCAGGATTTCCATGCTGACCTTCGCGGCGGGTATTGGTCTCGCCGCGTTCGGGGGGGCGGTGGGAAGCCCGCAACTGGCGCTCACGCCCACCCTGGACTCGACCATGACCCTCTTTGCTCTGATTGTCGTGGTCATCGGCGGTCTGGGCAGCATCGAGGGTGCCTTTATAGCGGCGGTGCTGGTCGGCCTGGTAAACGGCTTCGGCGCGGTGTACTTTCCCGCCTTCGCGCAGATGGCGGTGTTCGCGCTAATGATCCTGGTGATCGCGGTTCGCCCGCAGGGCCTGCTGGGGCGCAAATTGGGGAACGCATGA
- the pcaH gene encoding protocatechuate 3,4-dioxygenase subunit beta codes for MTQSPPRPQAAGSVHAPHLYPPYTSSVKRAPHELLIPLPAALENLHGPVFGADRLRPGDNDTTRNARLNGEPLGERVIVRGRLLDSTGRPIRGALIETWQANAAGRYIHQRDQHDAPLDPNFTGTARMLTDEHGEYELITIRPGAYPWGNHPNAWRPAHIHFSVFGTNFTQRLVSQMYFPGDPLLAYDPIYQSIPDEKGRARLISRFDLDLTQPNWALGFRFDIVLGGRAQTPFEEPDHEH; via the coding sequence ATGACCCAGTCTCCACCCCGGCCCCAGGCGGCGGGGAGCGTCCACGCGCCGCACCTGTACCCGCCGTACACCAGCAGCGTGAAACGTGCCCCGCACGAACTGCTGATCCCGCTGCCCGCCGCCCTGGAGAATCTGCACGGCCCGGTGTTCGGCGCGGACCGCCTCCGCCCCGGCGACAACGACACCACCCGCAATGCGCGGTTGAACGGCGAACCGCTGGGAGAGCGCGTCATCGTGCGGGGGCGGCTGCTGGACAGCACCGGGCGGCCCATTCGCGGTGCCCTGATCGAAACCTGGCAGGCGAATGCCGCCGGGCGCTACATCCACCAGCGCGACCAGCACGACGCGCCCCTGGACCCGAACTTCACGGGCACCGCCCGCATGCTGACCGACGAGCATGGCGAATACGAGCTGATCACCATCCGCCCCGGTGCCTACCCCTGGGGCAACCACCCCAACGCCTGGCGGCCCGCGCACATCCACTTCAGCGTGTTCGGCACGAACTTCACCCAGCGGCTCGTTTCGCAGATGTACTTCCCTGGCGATCCGCTGCTCGCGTACGACCCCATCTACCAGAGCATTCCCGACGAGAAGGGCCGCGCGCGGCTGATCAGCCGCTTCGACCTGGACCTCACGCAGCCGAACTGGGCGCTGGGATTCCGCTTCGATATCGTGCTGGGCGGCCGGGCACAGACCCCCTTCGAGGAGCCGGACCATGAGCACTGA
- a CDS encoding ABC transporter substrate-binding protein → MSQQHPEPQPVPPGLPAVQQGVRVVLKLGVRATSLNPTSRSKERSRVISLSSRTRPELTHPRLSCPTGLQQEQGEQFLGAEFASLAAMRLQERSWGRGRNSTLPPPAVPVPTSSFAAAPAKLFVTDEHPTGESKSDLYTALQRHTRKDIPTLGARFRSDQKGRIMKKKALAVVTVVLGVSGTWTAFAQGSNTIKIGVLMPASGVYAQLGEEGYKGFTLYLDSIGNQVAGKKLQLIREDEEADPAVALRKANKLISSDKVDILAGVVLTPSAYALTDVVEEAKVPLIVFNAAGNALTRERKNPYVFRVSGNAWQYNNPFGKYVATKVSKNTFLVAADYAFGKESLADFKQSYTKAGGKIAGEVYTPLGSTDFSPYLARIAAARPQAVYAVLSGSDAVLFMKQFAQFGLQKSVKLAVFGDMTDEKFIDAVGDSAVGAISALPWAQDLPNAQNQAFTTAYKNKYKGDLPGVFAQRGWDTARVIVEALKKTKGNVSNTEELLAAMRSVTFPSPRGVFRFDPSTQNVINPMYVREVVKTPQGLINRFVTNLGTFKDPGK, encoded by the coding sequence ATGTCCCAGCAGCACCCGGAACCCCAGCCGGTACCGCCTGGTCTGCCTGCGGTGCAGCAGGGCGTGCGCGTCGTGCTCAAACTGGGGGTGCGTGCAACCTCGCTCAACCCCACCAGCCGCTCGAAGGAACGCTCCCGCGTCATCAGCCTGTCTAGCCGCACCCGCCCTGAACTGACCCACCCTCGCCTCTCCTGCCCCACAGGTCTTCAGCAGGAACAGGGTGAACAGTTTCTTGGCGCAGAATTCGCGTCTCTGGCGGCCATGAGGTTGCAGGAGAGGAGCTGGGGCAGGGGCCGGAACTCAACCCTGCCCCCCCCGGCTGTACCCGTTCCCACAAGCAGTTTCGCCGCAGCCCCTGCCAAGCTGTTCGTAACTGACGAACATCCTACTGGTGAATCCAAGTCAGATCTCTACACTGCCCTTCAAAGACACACCAGGAAAGACATTCCCACACTTGGCGCTCGTTTCCGGAGTGACCAGAAAGGCAGGATTATGAAAAAAAAGGCTCTTGCTGTTGTAACGGTAGTCCTGGGCGTAAGCGGCACCTGGACTGCCTTCGCCCAGGGAAGCAACACCATCAAAATTGGTGTGCTGATGCCAGCCTCCGGCGTCTACGCTCAGCTGGGTGAAGAAGGTTATAAAGGCTTCACCCTCTATCTGGACTCCATCGGCAATCAGGTGGCCGGGAAGAAATTGCAGCTGATTCGTGAGGACGAGGAGGCCGATCCCGCAGTTGCTCTGCGCAAGGCAAACAAACTCATCAGCAGTGACAAGGTAGATATCCTGGCGGGAGTGGTCCTGACGCCAAGTGCTTACGCCCTGACGGACGTGGTCGAGGAAGCCAAGGTTCCCCTCATCGTATTCAACGCCGCCGGTAATGCTTTGACCCGCGAGCGGAAGAACCCCTACGTCTTCCGTGTGTCCGGAAACGCCTGGCAGTACAACAATCCCTTTGGCAAATACGTCGCCACCAAGGTCAGCAAGAACACGTTCCTGGTAGCTGCGGATTACGCCTTCGGGAAAGAGTCTCTTGCGGACTTCAAGCAGTCGTACACGAAAGCCGGAGGGAAAATTGCCGGGGAAGTGTACACGCCATTGGGCAGCACCGACTTCAGTCCGTACCTGGCCCGCATCGCCGCGGCCAGGCCACAGGCAGTCTATGCCGTCCTGTCCGGCAGTGACGCTGTGCTGTTCATGAAGCAGTTCGCGCAGTTCGGCCTGCAAAAGAGCGTGAAGCTCGCCGTTTTCGGTGACATGACCGATGAGAAGTTCATCGATGCGGTCGGGGACAGTGCTGTCGGTGCCATCAGCGCTCTTCCCTGGGCGCAGGATCTGCCGAACGCGCAGAACCAGGCATTCACCACCGCGTACAAGAACAAGTACAAAGGGGATTTACCCGGCGTGTTTGCGCAGCGGGGCTGGGACACCGCCCGCGTGATCGTGGAAGCCCTCAAGAAGACCAAAGGGAACGTCAGTAATACCGAAGAGCTGCTCGCCGCCATGCGGAGCGTGACCTTCCCGTCCCCACGCGGCGTTTTCCGTTTCGACCCGAGCACGCAGAACGTCATCAACCCCATGTACGTCCGCGAGGTCGTGAAGACGCCCCAGGGGTTGATCAACAGGTTCGTGACCAACCTGGGCACCTTCAAGGACCCCGGCAAGTAA
- the pcaD gene encoding 3-oxoadipate enol-lactonase, with protein MTFLDTGSLVLHVHASGPEAAPPLVFLNPIGSNLNVWDDTVRKLGHAFRSVQYDLRGQGLSDVPEGEYCLDDHVTDLLDLLDALGLEQVSLVGCSLGGVVAQAFALAHPARVARLVLLDTLPRIGTFESWQARIEQIKAEGLPALAPTLVQRWFAPAFFQEQPAAARGYTALLARSPQTGYLGSCAALRDADLRGRMQALRLPTLVLCGEHDLSTPPDTCQALAEQLGAEFEQIRGAAHLPMVEQPGEVARLLREFLHPTSGTRRYDQGMAVRRQVLGGAHVDRASADTTSLDRDFQTFITEYAWGGPWSRGHLDTRTRHLLTLAVLTALPREHELEMHVRATRNTGVTEDDLREVFLHVAVYAGVPVANRAFQIAKRVLSERNVP; from the coding sequence TTGACGTTTCTCGACACCGGTTCCCTCGTTCTGCACGTGCACGCCTCCGGCCCCGAAGCCGCGCCACCCCTGGTCTTCCTCAACCCCATCGGCAGCAACCTGAACGTCTGGGACGACACCGTCCGCAAGCTGGGCCATGCCTTCCGCAGCGTGCAGTACGACCTGCGCGGCCAGGGCCTCTCGGATGTCCCGGAGGGCGAGTACTGCCTGGACGACCACGTCACGGACCTGCTGGACCTGCTCGACGCCCTCGGACTGGAGCAGGTTTCTCTGGTCGGCTGCTCGCTCGGGGGGGTGGTCGCCCAGGCCTTCGCCCTCGCCCACCCGGCCCGGGTGGCGCGGCTCGTGCTGCTGGATACCCTGCCCCGTATCGGGACGTTCGAAAGCTGGCAGGCGCGCATCGAGCAGATCAAGGCCGAGGGCCTCCCCGCGCTGGCACCGACCCTGGTTCAACGGTGGTTCGCGCCCGCCTTCTTTCAGGAGCAGCCCGCCGCCGCCCGCGGGTACACGGCGCTCCTCGCCCGCAGCCCCCAGACCGGGTACCTCGGCAGTTGCGCCGCTCTCCGCGACGCCGATCTGAGGGGGCGAATGCAGGCCCTGCGGCTCCCCACCCTGGTGCTGTGCGGGGAGCACGACCTCAGCACCCCCCCTGACACCTGCCAGGCCCTCGCCGAGCAGCTCGGCGCGGAGTTCGAACAGATTCGCGGTGCCGCGCACCTGCCGATGGTGGAGCAGCCCGGTGAAGTGGCCCGGCTGCTCCGCGAATTCCTTCACCCCACCTCGGGCACCCGGCGCTACGACCAGGGGATGGCCGTCCGCCGCCAGGTGCTGGGCGGCGCACATGTGGACCGGGCCAGTGCCGACACCACCAGTCTCGACCGGGACTTCCAGACCTTCATCACCGAGTACGCCTGGGGCGGCCCCTGGTCACGGGGCCATCTCGACACCCGCACCCGGCACCTGCTCACCCTCGCCGTGCTGACCGCGCTGCCCCGCGAACACGAGCTGGAGATGCATGTCCGCGCGACGCGGAACACCGGCGTGACCGAGGACGACCTGCGTGAAGTGTTCCTGCACGTGGCCGTCTATGCCGGGGTGCCCGTCGCCAACCGCGCCTTCCAGATTGCCAAGAGAGTCCTCTCGGAAAGGAACGTCCCATGA
- a CDS encoding branched-chain amino acid ABC transporter permease — protein MTAQAAPSTRPSPLRMILFVGAALLLALPLLLGGYPLYLATEALCWAIAAAALDLLVGYLGLTPLGHIAMWGLGGYTAALLVKAGLPMPLVLAAAALIATIYSALTAPLALRAGGIFFLMITLAFAQMLQALIDKWSAVTGGTDGLTFQPGVDSTVLYLITLAALALSLFLLTRLTRSPFGRVLEAIRQNEGRARALGYPVFAYKYGAVLIASAFIGLAGALGAYHRGIVTPSDVFWLQSAVLLIMVLLGGARSLWGPVLGAVLYTVLQALVSSQTDLWAGLVGALLIVLVLTGRGGLWAILHRRQA, from the coding sequence ATGACCGCCCAGGCTGCGCCTTCCACCCGTCCCAGTCCCTTGCGGATGATCCTGTTCGTCGGGGCAGCCCTGCTCCTGGCCCTCCCCCTCTTGCTGGGCGGCTACCCGTTGTACCTCGCCACCGAGGCCCTGTGCTGGGCCATCGCTGCCGCCGCGTTGGATCTGCTGGTCGGCTATCTGGGGCTGACCCCCCTGGGGCACATCGCCATGTGGGGGCTGGGCGGGTACACCGCGGCGCTGCTGGTGAAAGCCGGTCTGCCCATGCCGCTGGTGCTGGCCGCCGCCGCCCTGATCGCGACGATCTATTCCGCCCTGACCGCGCCGCTGGCCCTGAGGGCGGGGGGCATCTTCTTCCTGATGATCACCCTGGCGTTCGCGCAGATGCTCCAGGCTTTAATAGACAAGTGGAGCGCCGTCACGGGCGGCACCGATGGCCTGACGTTCCAGCCAGGGGTGGACAGTACCGTCCTGTACCTCATCACGCTTGCTGCCCTCGCGCTCAGCCTCTTCCTGCTGACTCGCCTGACCCGTTCCCCTTTCGGCCGGGTTCTGGAGGCCATCCGCCAGAATGAGGGCCGTGCGCGGGCCCTGGGCTACCCCGTGTTCGCCTACAAGTACGGTGCCGTTCTGATTGCCTCGGCGTTCATTGGTCTGGCTGGAGCGCTGGGCGCATACCACCGGGGCATCGTCACTCCCAGTGACGTGTTCTGGCTTCAGAGCGCCGTCCTCCTGATCATGGTGCTGCTGGGTGGGGCGCGTTCCCTGTGGGGTCCCGTGCTGGGTGCCGTGCTTTACACGGTGCTGCAAGCACTCGTGAGTTCTCAGACGGACCTGTGGGCGGGGCTGGTGGGTGCCCTCCTGATCGTTCTGGTGCTCACGGGCCGCGGTGGCCTGTGGGCGATCCTCCACCGGAGGCAGGCATGA